The window tttttttagtacaaGACAGTGACTCTTTGTGTTTAACATACACTGACATCTAAAATCAGTGTACTCAACCCAGTCCCTATCCTGGACACAACAGCACTTTCAGTGGTCTGTAAAACACCTATATATCTGTAGATATCCTGGTAGCTATTATTGTTCctctatctttaaaaaaaaatgtgtgtttgacaTCATTATATGCTCTTATTTTAGCTTCTGGAGCCCGTGCTGTTGCTGGGCAAAGAGCGTTTTGCTGGAGTTGACATCAGAGTCAGAGTGAAGGGTGGTGGACACGTTGCACAGATCTACGGTAAGCAGAAGACTTATTTTTCCCAGTTTGTTGCTTGATATGTATCAATCAACAGTGTGTTTAAGAATTTTTCCCACCTTTTAATTTTTGTCGTTACTCTCTTCCAGCAATCCGTCAGGCCATCTCTAAATCCCTGGTGGCCTACTACCAGAAATGTGAGTATTACATTTGGTTCAGTGCACAAACATCACTCATGTTGTTGTGAGAACATTTATGAATGTTTCAACCAAATGAAGTGAAGCCAGATGCATGTTAATGTTGCTGTGAAATATAAGTGAGATAAGTCAAATGTGCAGGTGTTTCTCATTAAAAAAGTAGTCCCCATTTTTAATATGAGGTGGTGTGTCCTGCTCACTGATAGTAACATTTATAGAAGGTCATTAACTGCTGTGACAGATCTGAGGACATCCTAAAAGATgacagtagtttaaaaaaacCTCAGGCATCAGAGATACACTGAAGGATTAAACTTGTCTGCTTAAGAAATATTTTAACCTGCCAGTGCTCAACTGTCACTGAATTATGTGGTATGTATTAAGGATTTCAACTGTTTTTTGTATTAGGAATTATATAATTCTCAGAGATATTTAAACAAAGCATAGTGATCACTCAGTTCAAGAGCAGTGCACCACACGAAATGTCTGCTACAGATAAATATGGAGTAAGAGGTGCATTTAAAAACGATTTTTGGTATTTGTGCAAATTTGATGACATTTTGTAGAGTCATGTCTAACATTTAATTGCCTCATATCTCCATTTGCATCATCAACAATCAAAAGCTTAAGACAAGTAACAAGGATGCATCATTTTACACGACCCTTCAATGTACTTTTGATCCAGCATTAAGCTCCATGTCTCATTTCAGGATTGACAGGTGCAAAAAAATAGTGCCTCTGCCTAATCTCATTAGTATGTAGCACATTGTATCTCCAATTTGACAAACAGTTTCTCCATGTTGGAGTCGGAGACAATTTTGTTGACCAGCCTTAGTAGGTTATAGTGGTAGGCggatttcattgttgttttttaaggggTTGACCTGCAATCTTTGagcaggttttaaattggtatTGGAATTTATCTACTTGCTCCAAAAGACAGATGGAGAAAATACAGCATTAACATGTTCCTGACATGGAGCACCTTCTCATAAAAACTTTCTGCCGACTGGATTGTTTCTAAACATTATAATTGTTTCCCACTTCAGTGAATTCTTATTGAATTTCCATAGGGTCAAaacttgtttcattttttacagACAAATGATACATATAGCATTCTgaacagttcagttcagttaaattaaatatagttacagttaatataatatatatacagttacagtaaatataatatacagttaaaataTAATAGAAATACAAATGAGTGAATGTTTATTTGATGGAGTTCAGCAGACCAGTAACTACTAGAACAAAGAGTCTTTAAGtctgagtccttgctgcagtTTCTAAGTTTGCAGAATCTGGTTACACTGTAAATGGAGAACTTGCAGAATAACCTGAATCGTTTGTCCTCCTGCAGATGTTGATGAGGCCTCCAAGAAGGAGATCAAGGACATCCTGATCCAGTACGACAGGACCCTGCTGGTCGCCGATCCTCGTCGCTGCGAGTCCAAGAAGTTCGGTGGACCTGGAGCTCGTGCCCGCTACCAGAAGTCCTACCGTTAATCCCCCTGTACATTTTCTTAAT of the Centropristis striata isolate RG_2023a ecotype Rhode Island chromosome 22, C.striata_1.0, whole genome shotgun sequence genome contains:
- the rps16 gene encoding 40S ribosomal protein S16 — encoded protein: MPAKGPLQSVQVFGRKKTATAVAHCKRGNGLIKVNGRPLDMVEPATLQYKLLEPVLLLGKERFAGVDIRVRVKGGGHVAQIYAIRQAISKSLVAYYQKYVDEASKKEIKDILIQYDRTLLVADPRRCESKKFGGPGARARYQKSYR